A DNA window from Shewanella baltica contains the following coding sequences:
- a CDS encoding YkgJ family cysteine cluster protein — MNCRLGCGACCIAPSISSSIPGMPNGKAAGERCVQLSDANLCLIFGSPDRPAVCSDFDASEDVCGHSNEEALWLITQLEAQTSH; from the coding sequence ATGAATTGTCGTCTTGGGTGTGGTGCTTGCTGTATTGCGCCTTCAATTAGCAGCAGTATTCCTGGTATGCCAAATGGTAAGGCTGCGGGTGAGCGTTGTGTGCAGCTGAGTGATGCCAATTTATGTTTGATCTTCGGCTCGCCCGATCGTCCCGCGGTTTGTAGTGATTTCGATGCATCGGAAGATGTATGCGGTCATTCGAACGAAGAGGCGCTTTGGTTGATTACCCAACTCGAAGCTCAAACCTCTCATTAA
- a CDS encoding Rrf2 family transcriptional regulator, producing the protein MQLTRYTDFGVRTLMYLAVQPDRTTLFRIAEITQVFDLSPNHVSKIVHHLGKMGYLETIRGKMGGFRLGKSASEINLGQLVRVLENSLAPIDCSKPYCRFTPACKLKGVLAQAVEAYLNVLDQYTLLDIVSNRDELLALLPDMSISVLQLD; encoded by the coding sequence ATGCAGTTAACTCGTTATACCGATTTTGGCGTTCGAACCTTGATGTATTTGGCGGTTCAGCCAGACAGAACCACTTTATTTAGAATTGCTGAAATTACTCAGGTATTTGATCTGTCTCCAAATCATGTCTCTAAGATAGTGCATCATTTAGGCAAGATGGGTTACCTCGAAACCATTCGCGGCAAGATGGGCGGTTTCCGTTTGGGTAAGTCTGCGAGTGAGATTAACTTAGGTCAGTTAGTTCGGGTGTTAGAAAACTCGTTGGCGCCGATTGATTGCAGTAAACCTTACTGCCGATTCACGCCTGCCTGTAAGCTGAAAGGCGTGTTAGCACAAGCAGTTGAAGCCTATTTGAATGTGCTCGATCAATATACTCTGCTGGACATTGTGAGTAATCGTGATGAGTTACTTGCCTTGTTGCCTGACATGTCTATCTCAGTGTTACAGCTGGATTAG
- a CDS encoding divergent polysaccharide deacetylase family protein, producing the protein MRLLYSLALLALSISQSHAAQIALIIDDIGYRHTDQAVLALPSTVTLSVLPHTPLGKELANAGHKKGHEIMLHLPMQALNGKALGLGGLTNTMTEAQIRASVVDAINSVPFAKGANNHMGSLLTQLDAPMLWVMETLKQKHLYFIDSMTTRFTKAGETADQLGVPLLKRQLFLDNDTSAKALERQFNLMISQAHTQGSLVAIAHPYPETMRFLKANLQRLKTEGIDLVPASSLLPIGIAHKNGTNPAVTLR; encoded by the coding sequence GTGCGCTTACTTTATTCCTTGGCCCTATTGGCCCTAAGCATTTCTCAAAGTCATGCTGCTCAAATTGCCCTCATTATTGATGACATAGGTTATCGTCATACCGATCAAGCCGTGCTGGCACTGCCCAGCACAGTGACACTCTCAGTGTTGCCTCATACTCCTCTAGGCAAAGAACTCGCAAATGCTGGCCATAAAAAGGGCCACGAAATCATGCTGCATCTGCCTATGCAGGCGCTTAATGGTAAGGCGTTAGGGCTGGGTGGATTGACCAATACTATGACTGAGGCACAAATTCGCGCCAGTGTTGTCGATGCAATTAACAGCGTTCCTTTTGCTAAAGGTGCCAATAACCACATGGGGAGCTTACTGACTCAACTCGATGCTCCTATGCTGTGGGTGATGGAAACACTCAAACAAAAGCATCTGTATTTTATCGATAGCATGACAACAAGGTTCACTAAGGCGGGAGAGACAGCGGATCAGTTGGGCGTGCCGTTATTAAAACGCCAACTGTTTCTAGACAATGATACCAGTGCCAAAGCACTCGAAAGACAATTTAACTTAATGATAAGTCAGGCACATACTCAAGGTAGCCTAGTGGCGATTGCCCATCCTTATCCAGAAACCATGCGCTTCTTAAAGGCCAATCTACAAAGACTAAAAACCGAGGGGATTGATCTAGTACCTGCATCAAGCTTGCTCCCCATCGGCATTGCACACAAAAATGGAACTAATCCAGCTGTAACACTGAGATAG
- a CDS encoding S41 family peptidase produces MKHMIRYISCVGLGLTLGLSISLSSQENAKSYRSDFDYPLLQDVLETVETYYVKTVSKEELVQAAIKGIFEHLDPYSSFLNHQELLDLKDSNRGEYFGFGFEVATQNNHINIIAPFAHSPAEQAGIRAGDIIVKLNDTLATETNLANILAEIKKHSLSNQSIKLVLKHSNDDATFEVSLKPSTITIESVTTQLLDGNIGYVRLSSFQENSTEDMVRSLSQWQNKPLAGLILDLRNNPGGLLDQAVKIADLFLAKGRIVSTSGRFFDANSDYYASPQTMLTNVPMLVLINKGSASASEVLAAALQENGRAKLLGETSFGKGTVQSLIPILEDGNAIKLTIAQYNTPRGENIHNIGIVPDIKIAAETGSGAGNLAIIDALSAHASLAQDHQVTSAIAWIQHHD; encoded by the coding sequence ATGAAACACATGATCCGCTATATCAGTTGCGTTGGATTAGGCCTGACTTTGGGCCTATCCATCAGCCTCTCTAGTCAAGAGAACGCTAAGTCCTATCGCAGTGATTTTGACTATCCGTTACTGCAAGATGTACTTGAAACTGTTGAAACTTATTATGTGAAAACCGTTTCGAAAGAAGAGTTAGTGCAAGCGGCAATCAAAGGTATTTTTGAGCACTTAGATCCCTATTCCAGCTTTTTGAATCACCAAGAATTACTCGATCTCAAAGACTCCAATCGCGGAGAATATTTTGGTTTCGGCTTCGAAGTCGCAACCCAAAATAACCACATCAACATCATCGCCCCCTTCGCCCATTCCCCTGCAGAACAAGCCGGAATACGCGCAGGCGACATTATCGTTAAGCTCAACGACACACTGGCGACCGAGACTAACCTCGCCAATATCCTTGCCGAGATAAAAAAACATAGCCTCAGCAATCAAAGCATTAAGCTAGTGCTTAAGCACAGCAATGACGATGCGACCTTTGAGGTGTCACTCAAGCCGAGCACTATCACTATCGAATCTGTCACCACTCAACTGCTTGATGGCAATATTGGGTATGTCAGATTAAGTAGCTTCCAAGAAAACTCGACCGAAGATATGGTGCGCTCACTTAGCCAATGGCAAAACAAACCGCTTGCCGGACTCATCTTAGATTTACGTAATAATCCCGGCGGCCTGCTCGACCAAGCCGTTAAAATTGCTGACCTATTCCTCGCCAAGGGCCGAATAGTCTCAACCTCTGGCCGCTTCTTCGATGCCAACTCCGACTACTATGCCTCACCACAAACCATGCTGACTAACGTGCCCATGCTAGTATTGATCAACAAAGGTTCGGCCTCAGCATCCGAAGTGCTCGCCGCCGCACTGCAGGAAAATGGTCGAGCTAAGCTGTTAGGTGAGACCAGTTTCGGTAAAGGCACAGTACAAAGCCTGATCCCCATCTTAGAAGATGGTAACGCGATAAAACTCACCATTGCCCAGTACAATACCCCCAGAGGTGAAAACATTCACAACATAGGAATCGTCCCAGACATAAAAATTGCCGCAGAAACTGGTTCCGGCGCGGGTAATTTGGCTATAATCGACGCCCTATCCGCCCATGCATCTCTGGCCCAAGATCATCAAGTGACCTCAGCTATTGCATGGATACAGCATCATGACTAA
- a CDS encoding murein hydrolase activator EnvC family protein, which produces MSTRLLVKASILAGFMMLCFSANASDLEKRQSELKSIQSQINQQQSALKTTSKQREKLLSLLRSDEEAIASAAKKVNSTKNSLAQIDTKLTELKQRQDELETLKVSQQQTLSKQLSSAYLAGNHDYTKMMLNQQSPATIERMLAYYQYLNKARMKSINELKQTLTELDEIKVSQTSKQKQLTKLVAEQQVQAKRLSQEQDQRQLTIKELQRTLNSKGAELEQLQIEEASLKRVVEQALRAMKDNPSMEGFGKQSGKLKWPTKGRVSASFGSQRSGQVVWKGTMLSAPEGQNIRAVSGGKVIYADWLRGFGLVMVIDHGKGYMSLYGHAQTLLKSPGDMVKSGEAIALVGRSGGQSEAGLYFEIRHKGQAVDPAKYCR; this is translated from the coding sequence GTGAGCACTCGACTCCTTGTCAAAGCCAGCATTCTTGCTGGCTTTATGATGTTATGTTTCTCGGCCAACGCTTCTGATTTGGAGAAGCGTCAGTCCGAGTTGAAATCAATCCAATCGCAAATAAATCAACAACAAAGCGCGTTAAAAACCACCAGTAAACAAAGAGAAAAATTGCTGTCATTGCTGCGAAGCGATGAAGAAGCAATTGCGTCAGCGGCCAAAAAAGTCAACAGCACCAAAAATAGCTTAGCGCAAATCGACACTAAACTGACCGAGCTGAAACAACGTCAAGATGAGTTAGAAACGCTTAAAGTGAGTCAGCAACAAACACTGTCGAAACAGCTGTCGAGCGCCTATCTTGCCGGTAATCACGATTACACTAAGATGATGCTCAATCAGCAAAGTCCTGCCACTATCGAGCGTATGTTGGCCTATTACCAATACCTCAATAAAGCGCGGATGAAGTCGATCAACGAATTAAAGCAAACCTTGACCGAGCTAGATGAGATCAAGGTGTCGCAAACGAGTAAGCAAAAACAATTAACCAAACTCGTGGCCGAACAACAGGTCCAAGCCAAACGTTTGAGCCAAGAACAAGATCAGCGACAACTGACCATCAAAGAGCTGCAACGCACCTTAAATTCTAAGGGCGCTGAGCTGGAGCAGTTGCAAATTGAAGAGGCCAGCTTAAAGCGTGTGGTCGAACAAGCGCTGCGGGCCATGAAAGACAATCCTTCGATGGAAGGTTTTGGTAAACAAAGTGGCAAACTCAAATGGCCGACTAAAGGTCGCGTCAGTGCCAGCTTTGGCAGCCAACGTTCCGGCCAAGTGGTGTGGAAAGGCACTATGTTATCCGCACCAGAAGGGCAAAATATTCGAGCCGTTTCAGGTGGTAAGGTTATTTATGCCGACTGGTTACGTGGTTTTGGTTTAGTGATGGTTATCGATCATGGCAAAGGTTATATGAGTCTTTACGGCCATGCTCAAACCCTATTAAAAAGCCCTGGCGACATGGTAAAAAGCGGCGAAGCGATAGCTTTAGTCGGACGTTCGGGTGGACAGAGCGAGGCTGGCCTATACTTTGAAATAAGGCACAAGGGGCAAGCCGTCGATCCAGCGAAATACTGTCGCTAA
- the gpmM gene encoding 2,3-bisphosphoglycerate-independent phosphoglycerate mutase, which yields MTTAKRPLALLILDGWGYRENTHNNAIFHANTPVLDRLNAQYPHSLISGSGLDVGLPDGQMGNSEVGHINLGSGRVVYQELTRISKAIADHEFEQNPALCDAVDSAIKAGGAVHIMGLLSAGGVHSHEEHIEAMCRMAVARGATKVYLHAFLDGRDTPPRSAKSSLSHFDDLFTTLGHGRIASMIGRYFAMDRDNRWDRVSQAYDLITQGKSKFQYDNAVTALEAAYERNENDEFVSSSAITDADGQVATLQDGDALIFMNFRADRARQITRSFINPDFDGFERAVVPKMHFVTLTEYAGDIKAPIAYPSENLVNTLGEVLQKQGRTQLRISETEKYAHVTFFFNGGKEEPFEGEDRILINSPKVATYDLQPEMSSAELTDKLVAAIESTKYDVIICNYPNGDMVGHTGNFDAAVQACEAVDACIGRVVDALAKVGGECIITADHGNAEQMTDETTGQAHTAHTSELVPFVFVGRDATIDEGGKLSDVAPTILTLIGEAIPAEMTGKPLIHIKE from the coding sequence ATGACGACAGCTAAACGTCCGCTCGCGTTGTTGATCCTCGATGGCTGGGGCTACCGTGAAAACACGCATAACAATGCGATTTTCCACGCCAATACTCCGGTACTCGACCGTCTCAACGCTCAATATCCACATAGTTTGATTTCAGGTTCTGGCTTAGATGTAGGCTTACCTGATGGCCAGATGGGAAATTCTGAAGTTGGCCACATTAACTTAGGCTCTGGCCGTGTGGTTTATCAAGAACTCACTCGCATCAGTAAAGCCATTGCAGATCATGAGTTTGAACAAAATCCAGCCCTGTGTGATGCGGTTGACTCGGCCATTAAAGCCGGTGGCGCAGTGCACATTATGGGTCTGCTTTCTGCCGGTGGTGTTCACAGCCATGAAGAGCATATCGAAGCGATGTGCCGTATGGCCGTTGCCCGTGGCGCAACTAAGGTTTACTTGCACGCTTTCCTCGACGGCCGCGATACACCACCGCGTAGCGCTAAGAGCAGCTTGAGCCATTTTGATGATCTGTTTACTACATTAGGCCATGGCCGTATCGCCTCGATGATTGGTCGTTACTTTGCAATGGACAGGGATAATCGTTGGGATCGCGTCTCGCAAGCCTACGATTTAATCACCCAAGGCAAGTCAAAATTCCAATACGACAATGCGGTTACTGCATTGGAAGCGGCTTACGAGCGTAACGAGAATGACGAGTTCGTCTCTTCATCGGCAATTACAGATGCAGACGGCCAAGTTGCGACCTTGCAAGATGGCGATGCACTGATATTTATGAACTTCCGTGCCGACCGTGCCCGCCAAATCACCCGTAGCTTTATCAACCCAGACTTCGATGGTTTCGAACGTGCTGTAGTGCCGAAAATGCACTTTGTCACTCTGACTGAGTACGCCGGCGACATCAAAGCACCTATCGCGTATCCATCTGAAAACTTGGTGAATACCTTAGGTGAAGTGCTGCAAAAACAAGGTCGTACTCAACTGCGTATTTCTGAAACTGAGAAATACGCCCATGTGACTTTCTTCTTCAACGGCGGCAAAGAAGAGCCATTCGAAGGTGAAGATCGCATCCTAATCAACTCACCTAAAGTGGCGACTTACGATCTACAGCCTGAGATGAGTTCAGCCGAGCTGACCGACAAGTTAGTGGCGGCGATTGAGTCGACCAAGTACGACGTGATCATCTGTAACTATCCGAATGGCGACATGGTTGGCCACACGGGTAATTTCGATGCCGCCGTTCAAGCCTGTGAAGCAGTTGACGCTTGTATCGGCCGTGTAGTGGATGCGCTGGCGAAAGTGGGTGGTGAATGCATTATTACCGCCGACCACGGCAACGCCGAGCAAATGACGGACGAAACCACAGGTCAGGCACACACAGCCCACACCAGTGAACTGGTACCTTTCGTCTTTGTGGGCCGCGATGCGACCATAGATGAAGGTGGTAAACTCAGCGATGTCGCACCGACTATCTTGACCTTGATTGGCGAAGCCATTCCAGCAGAGATGACGGGCAAGCCCTTAATCCACATTAAAGAGTAA
- a CDS encoding rhodanese-like domain-containing protein: MQEYIEFFKAHSMLSLAWVGLFVVLVASIIKSSMSKIKSISHQELTIMVNRQDAKVVDVRSNDEFRKGHIVDAINVTLADIKNNQISALEKFKASPIILVCNAGMTSSQAAQLLSQQGFENLYNLKGGMGEWQAANMPVSKSKR, encoded by the coding sequence ATGCAAGAATATATCGAATTTTTTAAAGCTCACTCAATGTTAAGTCTGGCCTGGGTGGGATTATTTGTTGTGCTTGTCGCGAGTATCATCAAATCGAGCATGTCAAAAATCAAAAGTATTTCTCACCAAGAACTGACAATTATGGTGAACAGACAAGACGCTAAAGTCGTTGATGTGCGCTCTAATGACGAGTTCCGCAAGGGGCATATTGTTGATGCAATTAACGTTACGCTAGCAGATATTAAAAATAATCAGATATCTGCCCTTGAAAAGTTTAAAGCCAGTCCCATTATATTGGTATGCAATGCTGGCATGACCTCGTCTCAAGCCGCTCAGCTTTTAAGCCAACAAGGTTTCGAAAACCTGTATAACTTGAAAGGTGGTATGGGTGAATGGCAGGCAGCAAATATGCCTGTTTCAAAAAGCAAAAGATAA